The Novipirellula aureliae sequence GCAACCGAGATCTCGGGGCGATGTTCGAAACTTAGCTTCCCTTTAGGGCCTTCGACTTCGATCTTACAATCGCTCAGCGATACTTTCGCACCGCTTACGATAGCGACCGGCTTTTTTCCAATACGACTCATGACTTATCTTCGTTATTGCTTGCAGCAGACAGGTTAATTTTCACTCTGAATTTTCGACTACGAAACTTCGCAAAGCACTTCGCCGCCGACATTATCGCGACGAGCTTCACGATCGCTAATCACGCCATGGCTGCTGCTGATAATACTAATCCCCAGCCCGCCGAGCACCGGACGCAATTCATTGCTACGCGTATACAATCGACGACCTGGCTTACTAATCCGCTTGATCGTTTGGATCACGCGCTCGCCATTGGGGCCGTACTTCAATTCCAAACGAAGTGTTGCCGAAGGGTTTTCCTGGTCGACTTCTTTCCAGTCCCAAATAAAACCTTCTCGCTTGAGCACATCGGCCACGCCACGCTTCACCCGACTGCTTGGAATATCCACATAGGGTTTTTCCACACGAACCGCATTACGGATCCGAGTCAGCATGTCGGCAATTGGGTCAGTCATCATAGTTTGTGTTCTCCCCTTTCGGGCTCAATTACCAACTTGCCTTGCGAACGCCGGGGATCAACCCAATGTTCGCGTTTTCGCGAAAACAAATTCGGCACAGGCCAAATTTACGATAGACGCTGCGTGGTCTTCCACAGAACTTGCAGCGATTCTCTCGCCGAGTGCTAAACTTAGGCTTGCGTTCGGCCTTCGCGATCTTTGATTTACTTGCCACGGTCGATTGTTCCGTCGGTTTAATTCTGAGTTGCTTCGGGTTTCTTGCTTTGGCTAATACAACCAAAACGTTTCTATTTACTTACTAATCCGGGTTGTCACCGGAACTGCTGTTAAGCAGCGTCTTCTTTCTTTGGAATCTGCTTAAACGGCATTCCAAACATTTCCAACAAATCGCGAGCCTCGTCATTCGTCCGAGCCGAAGTCACGATCGTAATGTTCATGCCTTGCGGACGAGTGAACTTGTCGGGATTCAATTCTGGGAAAACCAACTGCTCGTTCAAGCCCAGCGTATAGTTTCCATTGCCATCGAACGCGTTGCGATTGATCCCACGAAAGTCACGGACGCGTGGCAAAACAATCGAAACCAGCCGATCCAAAAACTCATACATCCGCTGACGTCGCATCGTCACCATGCAACCAATCGGCATCCCTTCGCGAAGCCTAAAACCCGCGATCGATTTACGAGCAACCGTGATAACAGGCTTTTGGCCAGTAATCTGGGTCATCGCATCAACCGCCAAGTCAAGAATCTTCTTGTCGCCTGTCGCTGCCCCAACACCCATGTTCACCGTGATCTTCTCGATCCGTGGAACCTGGTGAGGATTCGCGTAGCTATGCTTTTCAACCAACGCCTGGCGTATGGTCTCATCATAGCGAGTTTGCATTCGTGTTTTTGAATCAGCCATTTTGGCTCAACTACATCTAAAAGTTTGGACTGTCAAATATGGCGTCTCGGAGAGACGCCGCTACTAAATCGTTATCTCTTTGGCGTCTCGGAGAGACGCCGCTACTAAATTCTTGTCTCTTTGGCGTCTCGGTGAGACACCGCTACTAAATTCTTATCTCTTTGACGTCTCGGAGAGACGCCGCTACTAAATTCTTGTCTCTTTGGCGTCTCGGAGAGACGCCGCTACTGGCTTTTGCGTCCCGGAGAGACGCCAAAACGAAATCATTTTACTGCGTGACGACTACGTGCCGGTGCGATCTTGTCAAGAGTTGTGCCTGACTTTTTCGCAAATCGTTCTTTACTTCCATCTTTCAAAAACCGTACACCAATACGCGTCGGCTTTCCGGTCGTGGGATCGACAAGCATTACGTTGCTGGCGGAGATCGGCATCTCCTTGTTCAACCGACCACCCTGTGGATTCTTTTGACTCTTGCGAACATGCTTCCAAACACGCCCGGCACCTTCGACGACCACCTTATTGTTCTTGCGGTCCACCTTCAAGATCTTGCCTTTATGGCCGATATCGGCTCCGGCAATCACTTGGACTTCATCATCGATTCGGAATTTCATGGTCGTCTATGCTTGTGTTCTAAATGTCTTGCTTAATCTGTCAGATCTTTTCTTGGTCTTGCGTAAACGCCTCAGCCTTAACGCTTTGAAAAATCAAACAACCTCGTTCGCCAAACTAACGATCTTCATAAAGTTACGATCGCGAAGCTCTCGAGCAACCGCACCAAAAATCCGCGTTCCCCGAGGAGTCTTGTCTTTGTCAATCAGCACAACCGCATTGGAATCAAACCGAATGTAACTACCGTCAGGACGTCGTGTCGGAGTCTTCGTACGAACGATAACCGCCCGCACAATCGACTTCTTCTTGACTTCACTACCAGGAATCACACTTTTCACACTGCACACGATCACGTCACCAACACTGGCGAACCGTCGACGCGATCCGCCGAGTACCTTGATGCACATGACTTGACGAGCACCGGTGTTGTCGGCAACCTCGAGTCGGGATTCTTGTTGGATCATGATTTACGTGGCCGCTGATGGCCAATGGTTAAAAGTTGAATTTGCTTTGTCGCGGATCTTGTCAAAGACCCCATTTCGTCGCGGATCTCGTCAAAGATCCCATCTCGTAATGGATCTTGTCAAAGACCCCATCTCGTAGTGGATCTTGTTAAAGATCCCATTCCGTAGTGGATCTTGTCAAAGATCCCATCTCGTAGTGGATCTCGTCAAAGATCCCATTCCGTAGTGGATCTTGTCAAAGATCCCATCTCGTAGTGGATCTTGTTAAAGATCCCATTCCGTAGTGGATCTCATCAAAGATCCCATCTCGTAGTGGATCTTGTCAAAGATCCATCCACTATGCTTGTTCAGTTTCGCCAGCGTGTGCTGCTTCAAGTGCTTCAGCTTCCGCAGCATCTTTCCGGGCCGCACGCAGAGCGGCAACATCGACCTCGGTACTCTTGACGAGCACTCGAACTAAACGCCAACGCTTAAGCTTGCTAACCGGTGGCGACTCAATCAATTCAACGCGGTCGCCCACGCCCGACTCATTGTTTTCGTCGTGCATGTGACAAACCGTACTACGTTTCACATACTTCTTATACTTCGGATGCTTAACGACACGATTGATTTCGACGCGACGAGTCTTGCTCATCTTGTCGCTAGTGACGACACCGGTTACGACACGCTTTGGCATAATTCTTTGGGCCCGCTCTAATGACGGGAAAAATGGGTATTACTAAGTAGTCGCAGGAACACGCTCGGTTTGGATCGTTTTGATCCGAGCAATCATGCGGCGATTTTTTCTAATCTCACTTGGCGTATTGAGCCGTTCGGACTGCGATTGAAAACGAAGTCGAAACAGGGTTTCGCCCGCTTCGTTCAATGTCGCTTGCAGTTGTTCATCGCTCATTTCGCGAAGTTCTGTGATCTTTGTCATGTTATTCGCTTCGAAATTCACTTCAGTTTTGGTGACATGTTATAGCCAATCTTAGGCGAGACGTAACTCGCTTAACCTTGACTTGCCGATTGATTTTGCTTTCTTTGGCCGGTTATAACACCAACGCTCGAAACCATCATTACGACATACTACTACGTCGCTCGACAAACCGAACCTTGACCGGCAATTTGCTCGCCAAACGGGCGAAACAAACCTTGGCCTGCTGTTCAGTTACACCACCAAGCTCGTATAAAACCGTTCCCGGCTTTACGACCGCGGCCCAGAAGTCTGGCTCACCCTTTCCCTTACCCATTCGAGTTTCCAACGGCGTGCTGGTAACTGACTTGTCAGGGAAAATCCGGATGTAAAGCTTTCCTTCACCGCGGACGTATTGCTGAGCAGCGATACGACCGGCTTCAATCGTCGTGGCTTTGATCCAACCCGCATCAAGCGATTGGATACCATAGTCACCGAAGACGACAGTGTTGCCGCGCGTCGCGCTACCTTTTATGCGACCTCTTTGGCTTTTTCGATGCTTGACCCGCTTGGGCATCAGCGCCATCGGATTCGTCTCCGTAAGTACCTTGATTTATCCAAACCTGAATCCCGATGTGCCCCTGTGGCGTCACCG is a genomic window containing:
- the rplX gene encoding 50S ribosomal protein L24, whose protein sequence is MKFRIDDEVQVIAGADIGHKGKILKVDRKNNKVVVEGAGRVWKHVRKSQKNPQGGRLNKEMPISASNVMLVDPTTGKPTRIGVRFLKDGSKERFAKKSGTTLDKIAPARSRHAVK
- a CDS encoding type Z 30S ribosomal protein S14, whose product is MASKSKIAKAERKPKFSTRRENRCKFCGRPRSVYRKFGLCRICFRENANIGLIPGVRKASW
- the rplN gene encoding 50S ribosomal protein L14 — encoded protein: MIQQESRLEVADNTGARQVMCIKVLGGSRRRFASVGDVIVCSVKSVIPGSEVKKKSIVRAVIVRTKTPTRRPDGSYIRFDSNAVVLIDKDKTPRGTRIFGAVARELRDRNFMKIVSLANEVV
- the rpmC gene encoding 50S ribosomal protein L29; the encoded protein is MTKITELREMSDEQLQATLNEAGETLFRLRFQSQSERLNTPSEIRKNRRMIARIKTIQTERVPATT
- the rpsQ gene encoding 30S ribosomal protein S17, translated to MPKRVVTGVVTSDKMSKTRRVEINRVVKHPKYKKYVKRSTVCHMHDENNESGVGDRVELIESPPVSKLKRWRLVRVLVKSTEVDVAALRAARKDAAEAEALEAAHAGETEQA
- the rplP gene encoding 50S ribosomal protein L16; this encodes MALMPKRVKHRKSQRGRIKGSATRGNTVVFGDYGIQSLDAGWIKATTIEAGRIAAQQYVRGEGKLYIRIFPDKSVTSTPLETRMGKGKGEPDFWAAVVKPGTVLYELGGVTEQQAKVCFARLASKLPVKVRFVERRSSMS
- the rpsH gene encoding 30S ribosomal protein S8 — translated: MMTDPIADMLTRIRNAVRVEKPYVDIPSSRVKRGVADVLKREGFIWDWKEVDQENPSATLRLELKYGPNGERVIQTIKRISKPGRRLYTRSNELRPVLGGLGISIISSSHGVISDREARRDNVGGEVLCEVS
- the rplE gene encoding 50S ribosomal protein L5, with the protein product MADSKTRMQTRYDETIRQALVEKHSYANPHQVPRIEKITVNMGVGAATGDKKILDLAVDAMTQITGQKPVITVARKSIAGFRLREGMPIGCMVTMRRQRMYEFLDRLVSIVLPRVRDFRGINRNAFDGNGNYTLGLNEQLVFPELNPDKFTRPQGMNITIVTSARTNDEARDLLEMFGMPFKQIPKKEDAA